One genomic segment of Oncorhynchus kisutch isolate 150728-3 linkage group LG15, Okis_V2, whole genome shotgun sequence includes these proteins:
- the LOC109905092 gene encoding uncharacterized protein LOC109905092 isoform X7: MEGNMITTAGTGTGAHSVTMVTGPTGTPDLQVLTHRVKLLEHSLRDNVSSFTESESALHSRIRELEVSEQSLLQKVEDLTSNSVLHCPSMLQRQRLDERLHTLREEVRSMSQEKERGDRVWRERLRRCQAQLRAKEEEMGRQSQYFEHFKSQLHHKLGLARDREQGLQTRLHQMERPVLEMNVSAATYIAPVNTASTNSVTADNVKSIMVPTSGQQRTETERLPHPREEGEGEEEDGEEKTQRRHYGQQLQQKQGANDREIEGEREGEEGEDGESLGGEARLRSFILSLQEDLRVLLEREEQGLAEQRGLMEQLEEAQENNHFLSCTLEEMKTVVHRLKLTESSLMEEVEELQEENQRLCQRLSHTLRQTNHSLGSTDPSPVSTPSLATSLPNTPGLGQPVPCSVNNTDPVKMIPGQASLDTHPSAQHHGATERSQENSTLPLPQPDLLNLSGHRSQNPGLISLGTKSVEGLGELTLRDWCPGPGGFPSLNLEEGTSEETEALKEAYRSMGGDMDSLRDHRDQLESTLRHTQDQLHRVTDENARLKCKLRAQGETGACEVEQGSSLVGESMTNVQENKVSTLNLIPQSCRDLTATPYQNDTILALAQDDLSLYALAQDDLALALNQENRALGRRIQELLAHIESQEGESERELVQLRLQVSLLERESTRLEQENLEQGGLITELTRKTEDDLNTIIELQERRVESSQLGLQQGDSGLTIESESECGQQGEHAVGSVHAQQGQPTVGVVTSLQGDQTPGSVNSGVPQVDHTVESVCSQQEDRLTTESTCRLREKRDELIGYLSDLKEEREQVALSLSSQTEEKHQLTRSMWVLKEERDQIHKSLCSLKEEKEQLTRSLCGLKDERDKVTRSMCGLKEERDQLTRSLCGLKDERDKVTRSMCGLKEERDQLVQSMFGLQEERDQPVQSMSGLQEERDQLVQSMSGLQEERDQLVQSMSGLQEERDQLVQSMDVLREQREQLTEERDQLQMDVATLRYQLLLQGRSHNQQPSENHVGKATRTEVVATERGVQMPKMHDDGDVTHRCLATVYSYKTIRLAQSAQDHLGEKEGTDMEQSELMREIESLGLELRSSREVLKKTQSEAQRWYRELGVSEVRREEAEKRAGKAANEVKGMREETKEVEKTKRENHTLRAELGEVKSRLLCLEREKTDAHSLRIKIQEKFSLLQAELKAKSVALKELSSEYTSLKGEQGSREDWSNTLTLLRVRYDDIRNKYNVLLRKSQTDLDIAPLKAKLSCLVVKCQQRNSLLVQLMRALRRYGCLDYNLTQEAEDLLNDTALQDYASTFTPPSTAALQENTHLLPPAASERPECSQTSAAASAAQELSKAVSEGSRREHFRVCVATADYCPSPNMPHTLLPMLPLSAGESVQVTGLTDRHGMYHAEVKGESGLVPARFLEENGRPLILTSPSPERCASLTRKLTSPGKIINLHQQLQNTLSNSYQVFPSKTIPQVYSSPPPGQGYSPGYPNHNPAAPNRPKHTLVATTPIITSTSLLSATAPTKTTSDGATSSKQTPNRAHPTTSTPIYTTTTALSSGKEPLSKTVSAAATSNVTTPVNTPPTTVARTVKAQTTTALWSTAPTKSAPPPITAGTTATTKMAPITTTLPLAELSRLPDEDHCIKKPLSNLQPEQAKPPKPRAIPEPPAEVSSVEVIRTVGQSSLMIGWERPPLDELGCSNRTFVYGYMIYVEGEFHKSVMSSACTKCILENLDLSGPVHISVQTLGSNGLYAEKVHLIYRGKRTQFRTDHTRVNTASAAPCTDPAYRDCRTPPTHRHNGSTQPLVAIYNYNPLKDSPNLHPSRELTLREGDTVMLLGNPRNDGFCQAEVNGRRGLAPVALLEEVPVPDRHVSPAPPQSSPERGADDRPLCLPNRERTRWASVTVNQ; the protein is encoded by the exons ATGGAGGGGAACATGATTACAACAGCGGGGACCGGAACCGGAGCTCACTCTGTAACCATGGTAACAGGTCCCACTGGCACCCCGGACCTCCAGGTTCTGACCCACAGAGTGAAGCTTCTAGAGCACAGCCTGAGAGACAACGTCAGCTCCTTCACTGAGTCTGAGAGCGCTCTGCACAGCAG GATTAGAGAGTTGGAGGTGTCAGAACAGAGCCTGCTACAGAAGGTGGAGGACCTTACTTCCAACTCAGTCCTCCACTGCCCCAGCATGCTGCAGCGCCAGAGGCTGGATGAGCGGCTCCACACGCTGAGGGAGGAGGTACGCTCCATG tcccaGGAGAAGGAGCGTGGGGATCGTGTGTGGAGGGAGAGGCTGCGGCGCTGCCAGGCCCAGCTCAGGGCTAAAGAAGAGGAGATGGGCCGCCAGTCTCAGTACTTTGAGCACTTTAAGAGCCAGCTGCACCACAAGCTAGGCCtggccagagacagagagcagggccTGCAGACCAGACTCCACCAGATGGAGCGACCGGTGCTGGAGATGAATGTATCTGCTGCCACCTACATAGCCCCTGTCAACACAGCTAGCACCAACTCTGTTACTGCAGACAATGTCAAGTCCATCATGGTACCAACCTCAGGccaacagagaacagagacagagagactgccCCACCCaagggaggaaggagaaggagaggaggaggacggtGAGGAGAAGACACAGCGGAGACACTACGGACAACAGCTCCAGCAGAAGCAGGGAGCGAATgatagagaaatagagggagaaagagagggggaggaaggggaagatGGTGAGAGTCTGGGGGGTGAGGCTAGACTGAGAAGCTTCATCCTCAGCCTCCAGGAGGACCTCAGGGTTCTGCTGGAGAGGGAGGAGCAGGGGCTGGCGGAGCAGAGGGGGCTGATGGAACAGTTGGAGGAAGCGCAGGAGAACAACCACTTCTTGTCCTGTACGTTGGAGGAGATGAAGACGGTGGTCCACAGACTGAAGCTGACAGAGAGCTCCctgatggaggaggtggaggagctgCAAGAGGAGAACCAGAGACTGTGTCAGAGGCTCAGCCACACTCTGAGACAGACCAACCACAGCCTGGGTTCTACTGACCCGAGCCCTGTCTCTACCCCCAGCCTGGCTACCTCCCTGCCAAACACCCCTGGCCTGGGTCAACCAGTTCCCTGCTCTGTGAACAACACTGACCCG GTGAAGATGATCCCAGGCCAGGCTTCACTAGACACACACCCCTCTGCTCAACACCATGGAGCAACAGAGAGGTCGCAGGAAAACTCCACTCTGCCTCTGCCCCAGCCGGACCTCCTGAACCTCTCAGGCCACCGTAGCCAGAACCCCGGCCTCATATCCCTGGGTACTAAGAGCGTTGAGGGTCTGGGGGAGTTGACCCTGAGGGACTGGTGTCCTGGTCCTGGGGGCTTCCCCTCTCTCAACCTGGAGGAGGGGACAAGCGAGGAGACTGAGGCCCTGAAAGAGGCTTACAGGAGCATGGGGGGCGACATGGACTCACTCCGGGACCACAGGGACCAGCTGGAGAGCACTCTACGACACACACAGGACCAGCTGCACAGGGTGACCGATGAGAACGCCCGACTGAAATGTAAACTCAGGGCGCAGGGAGAAACAGGGGCCTGCGAGGTGGAGCAGGGGTCCTCACTTGTAGGCGAGAGCATGACAAATGTCCAGGAAAACAAGGTGTCAACTCTAAACCTCATACCCCAGAGTTGCAGAGATCTCACTGCAACTCCATATCAGAATGATACTATCCTAGCCTTAGCCCAGGATGACCTGTCCCTGTATGCCTTAGCCCAAGATGACCTAGCCCTAGCCTTGAACCAGGAGAACCGGGCCCTGGGCAGGCGTATCCAGGAGCTCCTAGCCCACATAGAGAGccaggagggggagagtgagagggagctaGTCCAGCTCAGGCTGCAAGTGTCCCTGCTAGAGAGGGAGAGCACCAGGCTGGAGCAGGAGAACCTGGAGCAGGGAGGTCTCATCACTGAGCTGACCAGGAAGACTGAGGATGACCTCAACACTATCATAGAGCTGCAGGAAAGACGGGTCGAGAGCAGTCAGCTAGGCCTACAGCAGGGTGACAGTGGTTTGACCAttgagtcagagtcagagtgcgGTCAACAGGGTGAGCATGCGGTCGGCTCAGTGCACGCTCAACAGGGTCAACCCACAGTAGGGGTTGTGACCAGTTTACAAGGTGATCAGACGCCAGGGTCAGTGAATAGTGGTGTACCACAGGTTGACCACACGGTTGAGTCAGTGTGTAGTCAGCAGGAGGACCGTTTGACCACGGAGTCAACGTGCAGGCTTAGAGAGAAGAGGGACGAGCTGATTGGCTATCTCAGTGATCTCAAAGAGGAAAGAGAACAGGTAGCCCTCTCACTTAGCAGTCAGACAGAGGAGAAACACCAGCTAACACGCTCCATGTGGGTTCTGAAAGAAGAACGCGACCAGATCCATAAGTCACTCTGCAGTttaaaagaagagaaagaacagcTGACAAGGTCCCTCTGTGGTCTGAAAGATGAGCGAGACAAGGTGACGCGGTCAATGTGTGGTTtaaaagaggagagagaccagctgaCAAGGTCCCTCTGTGGTCTGAAAGATGAGAGAGACAAGGTGACGCGGTCAATGTGTGGTTtaaaagaggagagagaccagctagtTCAGTCAATGTTTGGActccaggaggagagagaccagccagttcAGTCAATGTCTGGACTCCAGGAGGAGAGAG accagctagtTCAGTCAATGTCTGGActccaggaggagagagaccagctagtTCAGTCAATGTCTGGActccaggaggagagagaccagctagtTCAGTCAATGGATGttctgagagaacagagagaacagctcacagaggagagagaccagttgcaGATGGACGTCGCTACTCTACGGTATCAGCTGCTGTTACAGGGGCGGAGCCACAACCAGCAGCCCTCAGAGAACCACGTTGGCAAGGCAACACGCACAGAGGTTGTGGCTACAGAGAGAGGGGTTCAGATGCCAAAAATGCATGATGATGGTGATGTCACTCATAGATGTCTGGCCACGGTCTACTCCTACAAGACCATCCGTCTGGCACAGTCTGCACAG GACCActtgggagagaaagagggaacagATATGGAGCAGAGTGAACTGATGAGGGAGATCGAGTCGCTGGGGTTAGAACTCAGAAGCTCACGAGAAGTACTGAAGAAGACCCAATCAGAG GCTCAAAGGTGGTACCGTGAGCTGGGTGTGTCTGAGGTCAGACGAGAGGAGGCTGAGAAGAGGGCGGGAAAGGCAGCCAATGAGGTGAAGGGGATGAGAGAGGAAACCAAGGAGGTGGAGAAGACAAAGAGGGAAAACCACACACTGAGAGCAGAG TTGGGAGAGGTGAAGAGCAGACTATTgtgtctggagagagagaagaccgaTGCTCACTCACTGAGGATCAAGATCCAAGAGAAGTTCAGCTTGCTTCAGGCTGAACTCAAAGCCAAG AGTGTTGCTCTGAAGGAGCTGAGTTCAGAGTACACATCTCTGAAGGGAGAGCAGGGCAGCAGAGAGGACTGGAGCAACACACTCACCTTACTGAGGGTGCGCTATGATGACATCAGAAATAAG TACAATGTTCTCCTGAGAAAGAGTCAGACGGATCTGGACATAGCTCCTCTAAAG GCCAAGCTGTCATGCCTGGTGGTGAAGTGCCAGCAGAGGAACAGTCTACTGGTGCAGTTGATGCGAGCCCTGCGTCGGTATGGCTGCCTGGACTACAATCTGACCCAGGAGGCTGAGGACCTGCTTAATGACACAGCACTGCAGGACTACGCCAGCACCTTCACACCCCCATCCACTGCAGCTCTGCAGGAGAACACCCACCTTCTCCCACCTGCAGCCTCGGAACGACCAGAGTGCTCACAGACCTCTGCTGCAGCCTCCGCAGCACAG GAGCTGAGTAAAGCTGTGTCTGAAGGCAGTAGGAGGGAACACTTCAGAGTGTGTGTGGCCACAGCAGACTACTGCCCCTCTCCGAACATGCCTCACACTCTACTGCCAATG CTGCCCCTTTCTGCGGGTGAATCAGTCCAAGTCACTGGACTCACAGACAGACATGGGATGTACCATGCCGAGGTGAAAGGGGAGTCTGGCCTGGTCCCTGCCCGTTTCTTAGAGGAGAATGGGAGACCACTCATCCTGACTTCCCCCTCGCCAGAGAGATGTGCCAGTCTGACTAGGAAGCTGACCAGTCCAGGGAAGATAATCAACCTTCACCAGCAGTTGCAGAACACTCTCTCCAACAGCTACCAG GTTTTCCCTTCCAAGACCATCCCCCAGGTTTACTCCAGTCCCCCTCCAGGACAGGGGTACTCCCCAGGATACCCCAACCACAACCCTGCTGCCCCCAACCGACCCAAGCATACCCTTGTAGCAACTACCCCTATTATTACTAGTACTAGTCTCCTATCTGCCACTGCCCCCACTAAAACTACCAGTGATGGTGCTACCTCTTCAAAGCAGACCCCAAACAGAGCACATCCAACTACCAGCACTCCTAtctacaccaccactactgccCTTAGCAGTGGTAAAGAACCCCTCTCTAAAactgtctctgctgctgctacCTCCAATGTTACAACCCCTGTTAATACCCCTCCTACCACTGTGGCCCGGACTGTTAAAGCACAGACTACCACTGCCTTGTGGAGCACTGCCCCCACCAAATCTGCCCCTCCACCTATTACCGCTGGAACTACAGCCACCACCAAAATGGCCCCCATCACTACTACTCTTCCCCTTGCTGAGTTGTCACGACTGCCTGATGAGGATCATTGCATCAAGAAGCCCCTCTCCAACCTCCAGCCTGAACAAGCTAAACCACCCAAACCCAGAGCTATACCAG AACCTCCAGCTGAGGTGAGCTCTGTTGAGGTCATCAGGACGGTGGGACAGAGCAGCCTCATGATTGGTTGGGAGAGACCGCCACTGGATGAGCTGGGCTGCAGCAACAGAACCTTTGTGTATGGATACATG ATCTATGTGGAAGGGGAGTTCCACAAGTCTGTCATGAGCTCTGCATGCACGAAG TGTATTCTGGAGAATCTGGATCTGTCCGGCCCAGTCCACATCAGTGTTCAGACCCTGGGATCCAACGGTCTCTATGCAGAGAAGGTCCACCTCATCTACAGGGGAAAACGCACCCAGTTTAGGACAGATCACACCCGTGTCAACACAGCTTCTGCTGCTCCCTGCACAGACCCTGCCTACCGAGACTGCAGGACTCCGCCCACACACCGACACAATGGCTCCACCCAACCA CTTGTGGCCATCTACAACTACAACCCTCTGAAGGACAGTCCTAACCTCCACCCCAGCAGAGagctgaccctgagagagggagacaccgTCATGCTGCTAGGCAACCCACGCAACGACGGCTTCTGTCAGGCCGAG GTGAATGGCAGACGAGGTCTGGCTCCTGTGGCGTTACTAGAGGAAGTTCCTGTTCCAGACAGACATGTAAGCCCCGCCCCTCCCCAATCTTCTCCTGAGAGAGGAGCAGATGATAGGCCACTGTGCCtgccaaacagagagagaacaagatggGCTTCAGTGACTGTCAATCAGTGA